In the genome of Spirochaetae bacterium HGW-Spirochaetae-1, one region contains:
- the hypA gene encoding hydrogenase maturation nickel metallochaperone HypA: protein MHEFSIVSSLYDIIEEVARENSLVKVYRVSLIVGKMRQVVPVAMEMAFEAITKGTIAEGAELQLEFVPIKMQCRSCGHQFTVDEHVYICPKCEAVELDLVEGQELLIKQIEGEN, encoded by the coding sequence ATGCATGAATTTTCAATAGTAAGCAGCCTCTATGATATTATCGAAGAGGTTGCCAGAGAAAATAGCCTGGTAAAGGTATACAGGGTGAGCCTCATCGTGGGGAAAATGCGCCAGGTGGTGCCCGTGGCCATGGAAATGGCCTTTGAAGCTATAACAAAGGGCACAATTGCCGAAGGCGCGGAACTGCAGTTGGAATTTGTCCCCATAAAAATGCAATGCAGGTCCTGTGGACATCAGTTCACCGTTGATGAACATGTATACATCTGTCCCAAATGTGAGGCAGTGGAGCTGGACCTGGTGGAAGGACAGGAACTGCTGATCAAACAGATTGAAGGAGAAAACTGA